In Carya illinoinensis cultivar Pawnee chromosome 16, C.illinoinensisPawnee_v1, whole genome shotgun sequence, a single window of DNA contains:
- the LOC122299656 gene encoding 5-formyltetrahydrofolate cyclo-ligase-like protein COG0212 isoform X3 codes for MVYLYHLNTTRIRPWKMDSNLIPFSAPFPLIHTVPNNSYNAHFRLTSISASRMSSQRGRRQFSLDPVSGSGTRSEAAFDEAAFEAERLRLDAKARETMAETSKRENEDDPKAWKWVIRKRIWDLMEARNVAQNPRPVHHRIPNFLGASTAAQKLGELEEFQISNCVKVNPDSPQKQVRFLTLSGSKMLLTPQPRLRTGFFSVVESHMLPPTPRAINEACTSVGVAKHGRPIGLDEKIKVDLIVIGSVAVDPRTGARLGKGEGFAELEYGMLRYMGAIDDSTPVVTSGIYWDKLSPEKLGQIRIVRELKRRIEQETGQKLPTGPSEKLPPTAQRKR; via the exons ATGGTATATCTGTATCATCTTAATACAACCCGAATTCGTCCGTGGAAAATGGATTCAAATTTGATTCCATTTTCGGCCCCGTTTCCACTGATACACACCGTTCCGAACAATTCCTACAATGCCCATTTTCGTCTCACTTCTATCTCTGCGTCGAGAATGAGCTCTCAGAGGGGGCGAAGGCAATTCAGTCTCGACCCGGTAAGCGGTAGTGGGACCCGAAGCGAGGCCGCTTTCGACGAGGCAGCTTTCGAGGCCGAGAGGCTTAGGCTTGACGCCAAGGCTCGGGAAACAATGGCCGAGACTTCgaagagagagaatgaagatGACCCGAAAGCTTGGAAATGGGTGATCCGAAAGAGGATTTGGGATTTGATGGAGGCCCGGAACGTTGCCCAGAACCCCCGACCCGTTCACCACCGGATCCCCAATTTCTTGGGCGCTTCAACAGCTGcccaaaaa TTGGGCGAGTTGGAGGAGTTCCAGATTTCCAATTGTGTGAAGGTTAACCCGGATTCGCCCCAGAAACAAGTCAGGTTTCTCACACTTTCTG GTAGTAAAATGTTGTTAACTCCTCAGCCGCGGCTAAGGACAGGATTTTTCTCTGTAGTTGAGTCCCATATGTTACCTCCTACTCCTAGAGCCATCAATGAGGCCTGCACCTCTGTTGGGGTTGCCAAGCATGGCCGGCCAATTGGGCTTGATGAAAAGATAAAGGTTGATCTGATTGTGATTGGCTCAGTTGCTGTTGACCCAAGAACGGGTGCTCGACTTGGCAAGGGTGAG GGATTTGCTGAACTTGAATATGGGATGCTGCGATACATGGGAGCCATTGATGACTCAACTCCAGTTGTCACATCTG GGATTTACTGGGACAAGTTGTCACCTGAGAAGCTTGGACAAATTCGAATAGTCAGAGAGCTAAAGCGCAGAATTGAACAAGAGACTGGACAGAAACTTCCCACTGGTCCATCTGAGAAACTGCCCCCCACTGCTCAACGGAAGCGCTAA
- the LOC122299656 gene encoding 5-formyltetrahydrofolate cyclo-ligase-like protein COG0212 isoform X2, which yields MVYLYHLNTTRIRPWKMDSNLIPFSAPFPLIHTVPNNSYNAHFRLTSISASRMSSQRGRRQFSLDPVSGSGTRSEAAFDEAAFEAERLRLDAKARETMAETSKRENEDDPKAWKWVIRKRIWDLMEARNVAQNPRPVHHRIPNFLGASTAAQKLGELEEFQISNCVKVNPDSPQKQVRFLTLSGSKMLLTPQPRLRTGFFSVVESHMLPPTPRAINEACTSVGVAKHGRPIGLDEKIKVDLIVIGSVAVDPRTGARLGKGEGFAELEYGMLRYMGAIDDSTPVVTSVHDCQLVDDIPVEKLLIHDVPVDIICTPTQVIYTNTSIPKPQGWGNLQFLSLFVSH from the exons ATGGTATATCTGTATCATCTTAATACAACCCGAATTCGTCCGTGGAAAATGGATTCAAATTTGATTCCATTTTCGGCCCCGTTTCCACTGATACACACCGTTCCGAACAATTCCTACAATGCCCATTTTCGTCTCACTTCTATCTCTGCGTCGAGAATGAGCTCTCAGAGGGGGCGAAGGCAATTCAGTCTCGACCCGGTAAGCGGTAGTGGGACCCGAAGCGAGGCCGCTTTCGACGAGGCAGCTTTCGAGGCCGAGAGGCTTAGGCTTGACGCCAAGGCTCGGGAAACAATGGCCGAGACTTCgaagagagagaatgaagatGACCCGAAAGCTTGGAAATGGGTGATCCGAAAGAGGATTTGGGATTTGATGGAGGCCCGGAACGTTGCCCAGAACCCCCGACCCGTTCACCACCGGATCCCCAATTTCTTGGGCGCTTCAACAGCTGcccaaaaa TTGGGCGAGTTGGAGGAGTTCCAGATTTCCAATTGTGTGAAGGTTAACCCGGATTCGCCCCAGAAACAAGTCAGGTTTCTCACACTTTCTG GTAGTAAAATGTTGTTAACTCCTCAGCCGCGGCTAAGGACAGGATTTTTCTCTGTAGTTGAGTCCCATATGTTACCTCCTACTCCTAGAGCCATCAATGAGGCCTGCACCTCTGTTGGGGTTGCCAAGCATGGCCGGCCAATTGGGCTTGATGAAAAGATAAAGGTTGATCTGATTGTGATTGGCTCAGTTGCTGTTGACCCAAGAACGGGTGCTCGACTTGGCAAGGGTGAG GGATTTGCTGAACTTGAATATGGGATGCTGCGATACATGGGAGCCATTGATGACTCAACTCCAGTTGTCACATCTG TTCACGATTGTCAACTTGTAGATGATATTCCAGTGGAGAAACTGTTGATCCACGATGTTCCTGTGGATATCATATGTACTCCCACTCAGGTCATTTATACCAACACAAGCATTCCAAAGCCTCAAGGTTGGGGAAACCTGCAATTTCTTTCATTGTTTGTGTCACACTGA
- the LOC122299496 gene encoding polypyrimidine tract-binding protein homolog 3 isoform X2 → MTEPSKVIHVRNVGHEISENDLLQLFQPFGVITKLVMLRAKNQALIQMQDIPSAVNALQFYANVQPSIRGRNVYIQFSSHQELTTMDQNTQGRGDEPNRILLVTIHHMLYPITVDVLHQVFSPHGFVEKIVTFQKSAGFQALIQYQSRQSAVVARTALQGRNIYDGCCQLDIQFSNLDELQVNFNNERSRDFTNPNLPTEQKGRSPQPGYGDAGGMYALQASGRGVAFPQMANAAAIAAAFGGGLPPGISGTNDRCTVLVSNLNPDRIDEDKLFNLFSIYGNIVRIKLLRNKPDHALIQMGDGFQAELAVHFLKGAMLFGKRLEVNFSKHPNITQGAETHEYVNSNLNRFNRNAAKNYRYCCSPTKMIHLSTLPQEITEEEIISHLEEHGTITNNKLFEMNGKKQALIMFETEEQATEALVCKHATSLAGSIIRISFSQLQSI, encoded by the exons ATGACAGAACCTTCTAAGGTCATTCACGTTCGCAATGTGGGGCATGAGATATCTGAA AATGACTTGCTTCAGCTATTCCAGCCATTTGGAGTCATTACTAAGCTTGTGATGCTTCGTGCAAAAAATCAG GCTCTTATCCAAATGCAAGATATTCCTTCAGCAGTCAATGCTCTGCAATTCTATGCCAATGTTCAGCCAAGCATAAG GGGGAGGAATGTTTATATCCAATTTTCATCACATCAGGAACTAACAACAATGGATCAAAATACTCAAGGACGAGGAGATGAG CCAAATCGAATTCTCCTAGTTACAATTCATCACATGCTATATCCAATAACAGTGGACGTGCTCCATCAAGTGTTTTCTCCTCATGGATTTGTGGAGAAGATTGTAACTTTTCAGAAGTCAGCTG GTTTTCAAGCCCTCATTCAGTATCAATCACGTCAAAGTGCTGTTGTAGCTAGAACTGCACTCCAG GGGCGTAATATTTATGATGGTTGCTGTCAGCTGGACATTCAGTTCTCAAA CCTTGACGAGTTACAAGTAAACTTCAATAATGAGCGTTCAAG GGATTTCACAAACCCAAACCTTCCCACAGAACAGAAAGGCAGATCTCCACAA CCAGGGTATGGCGATGCAGGAGGCATGTATGCCCTTCAAGCTTCTGGCCGGGGAG TTGCATTTCCTCAG ATGGCCAATGCAGCAGCAATTGCAGCTGCCTTTGGAGGAGGTTTGCCTCCTGGAATAAGTGGGACAAATGACAGGTGTACAGTCCTTGTCTCAAATCTGAATCCTGAT AGAATAGATGAGGATAAGCTCTTTAACCTCTTCTCCATATACGGAAATATTGTGAGAATTAAACTTCTCCGCAATAAACCAGACCATGCACTTATTCAGATGGGTGATGGTTTCCAGGCAGAACTGGCAGTACACTTTTTGAag GGAGCAATGCTATTTGGGAAGCGGTTGGAGGTCAACTTCTCAAAGCATCCAAACATAACCCAAGGTGCTGAGACACATGAGTATGTTAACTCAAATCTCAACCGCTTCAACCGTAATGCTGCTAAAAATTACCGCTACTGCTGCTCCCCAACAAAAATGATCCACCTGTCAACACTCCCCCAGGAGATCACTGAAGAGGAGATCATCAGCCACTTAGAAGAACATGGCACCATCACCAACAATAAACTTTTTGAGATGAATGGGAAGAAGCAGGCCCTCATTATGTTTGAAACTGAGGAGCAGGCTACTGAAGCCCTTGTGTGCAAGCATGCTACCTCACTTGCTGGGTCAATAATCCGGATTTCGTTTTCCCAGTTACAGTCTATATAA
- the LOC122299496 gene encoding polypyrimidine tract-binding protein homolog 3 isoform X1 has product MRGEARADKAVRYAKQGIFAALVIPRPLSPTPISLSLSFSGWFTMTEPSKVIHVRNVGHEISENDLLQLFQPFGVITKLVMLRAKNQALIQMQDIPSAVNALQFYANVQPSIRGRNVYIQFSSHQELTTMDQNTQGRGDEPNRILLVTIHHMLYPITVDVLHQVFSPHGFVEKIVTFQKSAGFQALIQYQSRQSAVVARTALQGRNIYDGCCQLDIQFSNLDELQVNFNNERSRDFTNPNLPTEQKGRSPQPGYGDAGGMYALQASGRGVAFPQMANAAAIAAAFGGGLPPGISGTNDRCTVLVSNLNPDRIDEDKLFNLFSIYGNIVRIKLLRNKPDHALIQMGDGFQAELAVHFLKGAMLFGKRLEVNFSKHPNITQGAETHEYVNSNLNRFNRNAAKNYRYCCSPTKMIHLSTLPQEITEEEIISHLEEHGTITNNKLFEMNGKKQALIMFETEEQATEALVCKHATSLAGSIIRISFSQLQSI; this is encoded by the exons ATGAGAGGGGAAGCAAGAGCAGACAAAGCCGTACGATATGCGAAGCAGGGGATCTTTGCTGCTCTCGTAATCCCTCGTCCACTTTCTCCCACTCCCATCTCTCTATCGCTCTCGTTCTCAG GCTGGTTCACAATGACAGAACCTTCTAAGGTCATTCACGTTCGCAATGTGGGGCATGAGATATCTGAA AATGACTTGCTTCAGCTATTCCAGCCATTTGGAGTCATTACTAAGCTTGTGATGCTTCGTGCAAAAAATCAG GCTCTTATCCAAATGCAAGATATTCCTTCAGCAGTCAATGCTCTGCAATTCTATGCCAATGTTCAGCCAAGCATAAG GGGGAGGAATGTTTATATCCAATTTTCATCACATCAGGAACTAACAACAATGGATCAAAATACTCAAGGACGAGGAGATGAG CCAAATCGAATTCTCCTAGTTACAATTCATCACATGCTATATCCAATAACAGTGGACGTGCTCCATCAAGTGTTTTCTCCTCATGGATTTGTGGAGAAGATTGTAACTTTTCAGAAGTCAGCTG GTTTTCAAGCCCTCATTCAGTATCAATCACGTCAAAGTGCTGTTGTAGCTAGAACTGCACTCCAG GGGCGTAATATTTATGATGGTTGCTGTCAGCTGGACATTCAGTTCTCAAA CCTTGACGAGTTACAAGTAAACTTCAATAATGAGCGTTCAAG GGATTTCACAAACCCAAACCTTCCCACAGAACAGAAAGGCAGATCTCCACAA CCAGGGTATGGCGATGCAGGAGGCATGTATGCCCTTCAAGCTTCTGGCCGGGGAG TTGCATTTCCTCAG ATGGCCAATGCAGCAGCAATTGCAGCTGCCTTTGGAGGAGGTTTGCCTCCTGGAATAAGTGGGACAAATGACAGGTGTACAGTCCTTGTCTCAAATCTGAATCCTGAT AGAATAGATGAGGATAAGCTCTTTAACCTCTTCTCCATATACGGAAATATTGTGAGAATTAAACTTCTCCGCAATAAACCAGACCATGCACTTATTCAGATGGGTGATGGTTTCCAGGCAGAACTGGCAGTACACTTTTTGAag GGAGCAATGCTATTTGGGAAGCGGTTGGAGGTCAACTTCTCAAAGCATCCAAACATAACCCAAGGTGCTGAGACACATGAGTATGTTAACTCAAATCTCAACCGCTTCAACCGTAATGCTGCTAAAAATTACCGCTACTGCTGCTCCCCAACAAAAATGATCCACCTGTCAACACTCCCCCAGGAGATCACTGAAGAGGAGATCATCAGCCACTTAGAAGAACATGGCACCATCACCAACAATAAACTTTTTGAGATGAATGGGAAGAAGCAGGCCCTCATTATGTTTGAAACTGAGGAGCAGGCTACTGAAGCCCTTGTGTGCAAGCATGCTACCTCACTTGCTGGGTCAATAATCCGGATTTCGTTTTCCCAGTTACAGTCTATATAA
- the LOC122299656 gene encoding 5-formyltetrahydrofolate cyclo-ligase-like protein COG0212 isoform X1, translating into MVYLYHLNTTRIRPWKMDSNLIPFSAPFPLIHTVPNNSYNAHFRLTSISASRMSSQRGRRQFSLDPVSGSGTRSEAAFDEAAFEAERLRLDAKARETMAETSKRENEDDPKAWKWVIRKRIWDLMEARNVAQNPRPVHHRIPNFLGASTAAQKLGELEEFQISNCVKVNPDSPQKQVRFLTLSGSKMLLTPQPRLRTGFFSVVESHMLPPTPRAINEACTSVGVAKHGRPIGLDEKIKVDLIVIGSVAVDPRTGARLGKGEGFAELEYGMLRYMGAIDDSTPVVTSVHDCQLVDDIPVEKLLIHDVPVDIICTPTQVIYTNTSIPKPQGIYWDKLSPEKLGQIRIVRELKRRIEQETGQKLPTGPSEKLPPTAQRKR; encoded by the exons ATGGTATATCTGTATCATCTTAATACAACCCGAATTCGTCCGTGGAAAATGGATTCAAATTTGATTCCATTTTCGGCCCCGTTTCCACTGATACACACCGTTCCGAACAATTCCTACAATGCCCATTTTCGTCTCACTTCTATCTCTGCGTCGAGAATGAGCTCTCAGAGGGGGCGAAGGCAATTCAGTCTCGACCCGGTAAGCGGTAGTGGGACCCGAAGCGAGGCCGCTTTCGACGAGGCAGCTTTCGAGGCCGAGAGGCTTAGGCTTGACGCCAAGGCTCGGGAAACAATGGCCGAGACTTCgaagagagagaatgaagatGACCCGAAAGCTTGGAAATGGGTGATCCGAAAGAGGATTTGGGATTTGATGGAGGCCCGGAACGTTGCCCAGAACCCCCGACCCGTTCACCACCGGATCCCCAATTTCTTGGGCGCTTCAACAGCTGcccaaaaa TTGGGCGAGTTGGAGGAGTTCCAGATTTCCAATTGTGTGAAGGTTAACCCGGATTCGCCCCAGAAACAAGTCAGGTTTCTCACACTTTCTG GTAGTAAAATGTTGTTAACTCCTCAGCCGCGGCTAAGGACAGGATTTTTCTCTGTAGTTGAGTCCCATATGTTACCTCCTACTCCTAGAGCCATCAATGAGGCCTGCACCTCTGTTGGGGTTGCCAAGCATGGCCGGCCAATTGGGCTTGATGAAAAGATAAAGGTTGATCTGATTGTGATTGGCTCAGTTGCTGTTGACCCAAGAACGGGTGCTCGACTTGGCAAGGGTGAG GGATTTGCTGAACTTGAATATGGGATGCTGCGATACATGGGAGCCATTGATGACTCAACTCCAGTTGTCACATCTG TTCACGATTGTCAACTTGTAGATGATATTCCAGTGGAGAAACTGTTGATCCACGATGTTCCTGTGGATATCATATGTACTCCCACTCAGGTCATTTATACCAACACAAGCATTCCAAAGCCTCAAG GGATTTACTGGGACAAGTTGTCACCTGAGAAGCTTGGACAAATTCGAATAGTCAGAGAGCTAAAGCGCAGAATTGAACAAGAGACTGGACAGAAACTTCCCACTGGTCCATCTGAGAAACTGCCCCCCACTGCTCAACGGAAGCGCTAA